Proteins from one Romboutsia sp. CE17 genomic window:
- a CDS encoding sensor histidine kinase yields the protein MFDKLKLKFILINMSLLTTVFISIFGTIYFMTNSSLNRDINETLHSLMVTNHKPKPNYSNIIVDVDDNGLITKSFISFNLSIDYDYLQDIVSNILKEKNNSDKIIINDEPYIFLKKSDSPFSKIVLLNVSYQENLKSSLLKIFLFVGTISLIVLLIISIYLTNKSIKPIKLVFEKQKQFIADASHELKTPLTIIKTNTSLILSNPDDTIKNQSKWINYINLQTDRMSELVTEMLSLAKLDSENNNLVFTKINISKIIESMILQFDAIIFENNITLNTNISKDIFINGDKESIKKLFSIIMDNAIKHTSNNGEIHINLYSEKNTLRLSIKNTGLGIPSEHLEKIFERFYRVDTSRVRDTGGYGLGLSIAKSIVEQHKGKIYAQSTLNKDTTFFIELPIKF from the coding sequence ATGTTCGACAAATTAAAGCTCAAGTTTATCTTAATAAATATGAGCCTCTTAACTACAGTTTTTATTAGTATTTTTGGAACTATATACTTTATGACTAATAGTAGCCTTAATAGAGACATTAACGAAACTCTTCACTCTCTAATGGTTACTAATCATAAACCTAAGCCTAATTATAGTAATATTATAGTAGATGTAGATGATAACGGATTAATAACAAAAAGCTTTATTTCATTTAATTTAAGTATTGATTATGATTACTTACAAGATATTGTAAGCAATATACTAAAAGAAAAGAATAATTCTGATAAAATAATTATTAATGATGAACCGTATATATTTTTAAAAAAATCTGATTCACCTTTTTCTAAAATAGTACTTTTAAACGTGTCTTATCAAGAAAACCTTAAATCTTCCTTATTAAAGATATTTCTTTTTGTAGGAACTATAAGTTTGATTGTACTTTTGATTATAAGTATTTATTTAACCAATAAAAGTATTAAACCAATAAAACTAGTTTTTGAAAAACAAAAGCAATTTATTGCAGATGCTTCACATGAGTTAAAAACTCCTTTAACCATAATAAAAACAAATACATCCTTGATCCTAAGTAATCCTGATGATACAATAAAAAACCAAAGCAAATGGATTAATTATATAAATTTACAGACTGATAGAATGTCTGAATTAGTTACTGAGATGCTTTCTTTAGCAAAATTAGATAGTGAAAATAATAATCTTGTCTTCACTAAAATAAATATTAGTAAAATAATTGAAAGTATGATACTTCAATTTGATGCTATTATTTTTGAAAATAATATAACTCTAAATACTAATATAAGTAAAGATATTTTTATAAATGGGGATAAAGAAAGTATAAAAAAATTATTTAGTATTATAATGGACAATGCTATAAAACATACATCTAATAATGGTGAAATCCATATAAACCTATACTCAGAAAAAAATACCTTAAGACTGTCTATAAAAAATACAGGTTTAGGTATTCCTTCTGAACATCTAGAAAAGATTTTTGAGAGATTTTATAGAGTTGATACCTCTAGGGTAAGAGATACTGGTGGATATGGATTAGGTCTATCTATTGCTAAATCTATAGTTGAACAACATAAAGGCAAAATATATGCTCAAAGTACATTAAATAAAGATACAACTTTTTTTATTGAGCTTCCTATTAAGTTTTAA
- a CDS encoding aromatic acid exporter family protein, whose product MNKTNALKIVKLSLGSSLAIFIAWLLKLEYSTVAGVITLLTVKNTKKETLKGTLGKIYGFIICTIFSYLCFNIIGYHLYSFSIYIFIVITLCFIFNIQDVIAMCVVIASHYFLQGEVSLHWFLNEAGLFIIGAGIGVLINLYIPSNKYKIYETQKKMQEEVSAVLIDIADIIVNPQVESKYNKDLNTLNTLINNSISAAYENMNNHLLSDTKFFLDHMEIIKSQRDILENLYSYVSQLNTTPPQAHIISAFIHKIGYTSFEKESVNLLLDELSRLMSTMKNQPLPVDRVEFENRAILFLCLTELKKFLINRKNAQILRDSHFYK is encoded by the coding sequence TTGAATAAAACTAATGCACTTAAGATAGTAAAATTATCACTTGGAAGTTCCCTTGCTATTTTTATTGCTTGGTTATTGAAATTAGAATATTCTACTGTAGCAGGAGTTATAACCCTACTTACAGTAAAAAATACTAAAAAAGAAACTTTAAAAGGTACTTTAGGGAAAATTTATGGTTTTATTATCTGCACGATATTTTCATATTTATGTTTTAATATTATTGGGTATCATTTATATTCTTTCTCAATTTACATTTTTATAGTTATAACACTTTGTTTTATATTTAATATTCAAGATGTAATTGCAATGTGTGTAGTTATAGCCTCTCATTACTTCTTACAAGGTGAAGTATCGCTTCATTGGTTTTTGAATGAAGCTGGTTTATTTATAATAGGTGCTGGTATAGGTGTTTTAATAAACCTATATATACCATCTAATAAATATAAGATATATGAGACTCAAAAGAAAATGCAAGAAGAAGTAAGTGCTGTTCTTATAGATATTGCAGATATTATTGTTAATCCTCAAGTTGAAAGTAAGTACAATAAAGATTTAAATACTCTAAATACACTTATAAATAATAGTATATCTGCAGCTTATGAAAATATGAATAACCACTTATTAAGTGATACTAAATTTTTCTTAGATCATATGGAAATTATAAAAAGCCAAAGAGATATTTTAGAAAACTTGTATAGCTATGTTTCTCAACTTAATACTACTCCACCACAGGCTCATATTATATCTGCCTTTATACATAAAATAGGTTATACTTCATTTGAAAAAGAATCTGTAAATCTTTTATTAGATGAGTTGAGTAGATTAATGAGTACTATGAAGAATCAACCTCTTCCAGTAGATAGAGTTGAATTTGAAAATAGAGCTATTTTATTTTTATGTCTAACTGAATTGAAGAAATTCTTAATTAATCGTAAAAATGCACAAATACTTAGAGATAGTCATTTTTATAAATAG
- a CDS encoding carbohydrate-binding domain-containing protein: MNKRFLSILYTLSLCVVVTACSAKTNTENNVSDSTTNSQTEIAVKESESIGDIETYIKLSDDNTVVEGSGVNVENNIITITDAGTYSISGKLSDGQIIVNTNKEEKTYIQLNGVDITCSNSAPIYVQSSEKTVISLAEKSKNYIKDGSEYKFEDETSDEPNAAIFSKEDLTFIDSGSLEVSGNYDRGIVSKDDLVIENGNISVTSVGDGIRGKDSVVMTGGNVTIKSGQDGIQSNNTEDTSKGYVLIQGGKLNITSEQDGIQGESKVLISGGDINISSGGGSANSSAGSDWGNWGMQPGQNPGDPNNQPPNMNNETSTTEDTISAKGIKATTNITIDGGSINIDSSDDAIHSNESIAINGSEISISSGDDGIHSDATLDINGGSIDISKSYEGIESEVITINDGEIYVTSSDDGMNAAGGNDGSSTNGRPGQNNFQSSGNGAINLKGGYIVVDSNGDGIDANGSITMTDGVVIVNGPTNGGNGSLDYDGTFDISGGTLIAAGSLGMVQTPSESSSQNTLNISLSQQEANSLVHVEDEDGNNILTFAPSKTYQSVVVSSPNIKSNSKYKVYTGGSSTGTEKDGLYSDGTYKSGTEIGNATVSSKITSINQSGVSSSGNMNRPGGVENQGGMPGERPIN; encoded by the coding sequence ATGAATAAAAGATTTTTATCAATATTATATACACTTTCTTTATGTGTAGTTGTTACAGCATGTTCAGCAAAAACAAACACAGAAAACAATGTATCTGATAGTACAACTAACTCACAAACTGAGATTGCGGTTAAAGAAAGTGAATCTATAGGAGATATTGAAACATATATAAAATTATCTGATGATAATACAGTTGTAGAAGGATCTGGAGTAAATGTAGAAAATAATATAATTACTATTACAGATGCAGGCACATATAGTATAAGTGGAAAATTAAGTGACGGACAAATAATAGTAAATACAAATAAAGAAGAAAAGACTTATATACAGTTAAATGGAGTAGATATTACATGTTCAAATAGTGCACCTATTTACGTTCAAAGTTCAGAAAAAACAGTAATATCACTAGCTGAGAAGAGTAAAAACTATATAAAAGATGGATCAGAATATAAGTTTGAGGATGAAACTTCTGATGAGCCTAATGCAGCAATATTTAGTAAAGAAGATTTAACATTTATAGATAGTGGATCTCTAGAAGTTAGCGGAAATTATGATAGAGGTATAGTAAGTAAAGATGATCTAGTTATAGAAAATGGAAATATAAGTGTAACATCAGTAGGTGATGGTATAAGAGGAAAAGATTCAGTTGTAATGACTGGTGGTAATGTAACTATTAAATCTGGACAAGATGGAATTCAATCAAATAATACAGAAGATACATCTAAAGGATATGTTTTAATACAAGGTGGTAAACTTAATATAACTTCAGAGCAAGATGGAATTCAAGGCGAAAGTAAAGTTTTAATTAGTGGAGGCGATATAAATATATCTTCTGGTGGTGGTAGTGCAAATAGTAGTGCTGGTTCTGATTGGGGTAATTGGGGGATGCAACCAGGACAAAATCCAGGAGATCCTAATAACCAACCTCCTAATATGAATAATGAAACATCAACTACAGAAGATACAATTAGTGCTAAAGGGATTAAAGCCACAACTAATATAACAATTGATGGTGGTAGTATAAATATAGATTCTTCAGATGATGCTATACATTCAAATGAAAGTATAGCAATTAATGGTAGTGAAATAAGCATTTCTTCTGGAGATGATGGAATACATTCAGATGCTACATTAGATATAAATGGTGGTTCTATTGATATTTCAAAATCATACGAAGGTATTGAAAGTGAAGTTATAACAATTAATGATGGAGAGATATATGTAACTTCTAGTGATGATGGTATGAATGCAGCTGGAGGAAATGACGGTTCATCTACAAATGGTCGTCCAGGACAAAATAATTTTCAATCATCAGGAAATGGTGCTATAAATTTAAAGGGTGGATATATAGTAGTAGATTCAAATGGTGACGGAATAGATGCAAATGGATCAATAACAATGACTGATGGAGTTGTTATAGTAAATGGACCAACAAATGGAGGAAATGGTTCATTAGATTATGATGGTACTTTTGATATAAGTGGAGGAACATTAATAGCAGCTGGTAGCCTAGGAATGGTTCAAACTCCAAGTGAATCATCAAGTCAAAATACTTTAAACATAAGTCTATCACAACAAGAAGCTAATTCTTTAGTACATGTAGAAGATGAAGATGGAAATAATATATTAACATTTGCTCCATCAAAAACATATCAATCAGTTGTAGTAAGTTCACCTAATATAAAATCTAATTCAAAATATAAGGTTTATACAGGAGGAAGTTCAACAGGTACTGAAAAAGATGGATTATACTCAGATGGAACATATAAAAGTGGAACGGAAATTGGAAATGCAACTGTATCAAGTAAGATAACTAGTATTAATCAATCTGGAGTTAGCTCATCAGGAAATATGAATAGACCTGGTGGAGTTGAAAATCAAGGTGGTATGCCTGGAGAAAGACCTATAAACTAA